A genomic window from Salvia splendens isolate huo1 chromosome 11, SspV2, whole genome shotgun sequence includes:
- the LOC121754308 gene encoding actin-related protein 3-like, with protein sequence MDPAASRPAVVIDNGTGYTKMGFAGNVEPCFIVPTVVALNNSFLNQPRPNSTKNSNWIGQHNAGVMADLDFYIGEEALSRSKSSSTYSLSYPIKQGKVDNWDSMERFWQHCIFNYIRCDPEDHYFCLTESALTAPESREYTGEIMFETFNVPGLYIAVQPVLALAAGYTTSKCEMTGVVVDVGDGATHVVPVADGYVIGSSIKSIPIAGKDVTRFIQQLMRERGEHVPPEDSFDVARRVKEMYCYTCSDIVKEFNKHDREPAKYIKQWRGTKPKTGAPYSCDIGYERFLGPEVFFNPEIYTNDFTTPLPDVIDKCIQSAPIDTRRALYKNIVLSGGSTMFKDFNRRLQRGIKKIVDARVLTSDARLVGEIKSQPVEVNVVSHPIQRYAVWFGGSVLASTPEFFTACHTKAEYEECGASICRTNPVFKGMY encoded by the exons ATGGATCCCGCCGCCTCGCGCCCTGCTGTGGTAATCGACAATGGCACTGG GTATACTAAAATGGGGTTTGCTGGTAATGTGGAGCCGTGCTTTATAGTTCCGACTGTAGTTGCGTTAAACAACTCGTTCTTGAACCAGCCGCGGCCGAATTCGACCAAAAACAGCAATTGGATAGGGCAGCACAATGCTGGGGTGATGGCGGATCTGGATTTCTATATAGGCGAAGAGGCGTTGTCTAGATCTAAATCTAGCAGCACTTACAGTTTGAGCTATCCAATTAAGCAGGGAAAGGTGGATAATTGGGATTCGATGGAGAGGTTCTGGCAGCATTGTATATTTAACTATATACGGTGCGACCCAGAGGATCATTACTTCTGTTTGACGGAGAGCGCCCTGACTGCACCGGAGAGTCGGGAGTACACCGGAGAGATCATGTTTGAGACGTTTAATGTCCCGGGGCTGTATATTGCGGTGCAGCCTGTTCTTGCTTTGGCAGCTGGATACACTACTTCCAAG TGTGAGATGACAGGAGTTGTAGTGGATGTGGGAGATGGGGCTACTCATGTCGTGCCTGTTGCAGATGGTTATGTTATCGGGAGCAGCATTAAGTCTATTCCAATCGCAGGAAAAGACGTAACTCGGTTCATCCAGCAGCTCATGAGA GAAAGGGGGGAGCATGTTCCACCTGAAGACTCCTTTGATGTAGCCCGCAGAGTGAAGGAAATGTATTGCTACACTTGTTCGGACATTGTCAAG GAGTTCAATAAACACGACAGAGAACCTGCAAAATACATTAAGCAGTGGCGAGGTACCAAGCCGAAGACTGGGGCTCCTTATTCTTGTGATATAGGCTACGAAAGGTTCCTTGGACCTGAG GTCTTCTTCAACCCCGAAATCTACACGAATGATTTTACCACCCCTCTGCCTGATGTGATTGATAAATGTATTCAGTCAGCACCAATAGATACAAGAAGAGCATTGTATAAG AACATCGTATTATCTGGAGGATCAACCATGTTCAAGGACTTCAACCGGAGGCTACAAAGGGGTATAAAGAAGATTGTTGATGCCCGGGTTCTTACATCAGATGCTAGACTTGTTGGAGAAATAAAG TCGCAACCCGTGGAAGTAAATGTCGTTAGCCACCCAATCCAGAGATACGCGGTTTGGTTTGGAGGGTCCGTGCTTGCATCCACTCCTGAGTTTTTCACC